A genomic stretch from Antarcticibacterium flavum includes:
- the argS gene encoding arginine--tRNA ligase: MSIQQAIEQQVKKAVKSIYDVTLETVEFQPTRKDFEGDVTLVTFPMLRQIKTNPVQLGQSIGAYLLENVPQVDRFNVVQGFLNIVLKDSLYLEKFLEINRQEDFGKATPGPASQSIMVEYSSPNTNKPLHLGHIRNNLLGYSVSEILKAAGNTVYKTQIINDRGIHICKSMLAWERYGNGETPASSGLKGDKLVGKYYVKFDQEYKKEVNALKEQGKTEEEAKDTAPVLLEAKEMLRKWEAGDEKVVDLWGMMNQWVYDGFEKTYDALGVDFDKNYYESQTYLLGKDVVNQGLEKGVFYRKEDGSVWIDLTDEGLDEKIVLRSDGTAVYMTQDIGTAIQRVKDFDIDGMVYTVGNEQDYHFKVLFLILKKLGYEWANYLYHLSYGMVDLPSGKMKSREGTVVDADDLMEQMTLTAKNISEELGKLDDYSETEKEELYRIIGLGALKYYILKVDPKKRILFNPEESVDFQGNTGPFIQYTYARIQSILRKADFDTSSQKAEIPIGYNLHEKEKELIKQLLLYPETVQLAAENHSPALIANYTYDLVKEFNSFYQNVTILGTTEQTEKIFRVQLARTVGEVIKSAFKLLGINVPERM; the protein is encoded by the coding sequence ATGAGTATTCAGCAAGCCATTGAACAGCAGGTTAAAAAGGCGGTAAAAAGTATATATGACGTAACATTGGAGACTGTAGAATTCCAGCCTACCAGAAAAGATTTCGAGGGAGATGTGACGTTGGTAACCTTTCCTATGTTGCGTCAAATTAAAACCAACCCTGTTCAACTAGGCCAGTCCATAGGTGCTTATCTCTTAGAGAATGTTCCACAGGTAGACAGGTTTAATGTAGTGCAGGGATTCCTGAACATAGTACTTAAAGATAGTCTTTACCTGGAGAAGTTCCTGGAAATAAACCGGCAGGAGGATTTTGGTAAGGCAACACCCGGCCCTGCCTCCCAATCCATCATGGTAGAATATTCCTCTCCAAATACCAATAAGCCCCTGCATTTGGGGCATATTCGAAATAATTTACTGGGTTATTCTGTTTCAGAGATCCTAAAAGCAGCGGGGAATACCGTGTACAAGACACAGATCATCAATGACCGGGGAATTCATATATGTAAATCAATGTTGGCCTGGGAACGTTATGGAAACGGAGAGACCCCTGCTTCCAGTGGTCTTAAAGGTGATAAGCTGGTAGGGAAATATTATGTAAAATTTGACCAGGAGTATAAAAAGGAGGTCAATGCATTAAAGGAGCAGGGCAAGACAGAAGAGGAAGCTAAGGACACTGCCCCTGTACTCCTGGAGGCTAAGGAGATGTTACGTAAGTGGGAAGCCGGTGATGAGAAGGTGGTAGACTTATGGGGAATGATGAACCAATGGGTATACGATGGTTTTGAAAAGACCTATGATGCCCTGGGGGTAGATTTTGATAAGAATTATTATGAAAGTCAAACATATCTATTAGGAAAAGATGTGGTTAATCAAGGGCTGGAGAAAGGTGTTTTCTACAGGAAAGAGGATGGCAGTGTATGGATAGATCTTACAGATGAAGGCCTGGATGAAAAAATAGTCCTGCGCAGCGATGGTACGGCTGTTTATATGACCCAGGATATTGGTACGGCAATTCAACGAGTTAAGGATTTTGATATTGACGGGATGGTCTACACCGTGGGGAATGAACAGGATTATCATTTTAAAGTCCTGTTCCTTATCTTGAAAAAGCTTGGATATGAATGGGCCAATTATCTCTATCATTTGAGCTATGGTATGGTAGACCTTCCTTCAGGAAAGATGAAAAGCAGGGAAGGTACAGTGGTAGATGCAGATGACCTTATGGAACAAATGACTCTCACGGCCAAAAATATATCTGAGGAATTAGGCAAACTGGATGATTATTCAGAAACTGAAAAAGAAGAACTTTACAGGATCATTGGCCTTGGAGCACTGAAATATTATATTCTGAAGGTGGATCCCAAAAAGAGGATACTTTTTAATCCTGAAGAATCTGTAGATTTCCAGGGGAATACTGGTCCTTTTATTCAGTATACTTACGCCCGTATTCAATCGATCCTGCGTAAAGCCGATTTTGACACTTCCTCGCAAAAGGCTGAAATACCCATAGGTTATAATCTTCATGAAAAGGAGAAAGAACTTATCAAGCAGCTTTTGCTTTATCCTGAAACTGTGCAGCTGGCGGCAGAGAATCATAGCCCGGCTCTCATTGCCAATTACACCTAT
- a CDS encoding MarC family protein: MELFIYVFAALFSVINPLGTVPIFIGLTHDDSAANKNRISLLTSVNIFVILTISFFTGKYLLQFFGISMESLRIAGGLIITSSGFALLTGRFSKHKGMDKPRVKDDAFQREGISLTLLAIPMLAGPGSISLLIGLYQEYPLYIDRFITVSAILLVCVATFMVLRSSHYIVKMLGASGINAVSRIIGFIVIAIGIEYISSSIIKLLGVSFGL; the protein is encoded by the coding sequence ATGGAATTATTTATTTATGTTTTTGCTGCTTTATTCTCTGTCATTAATCCTTTGGGAACAGTTCCAATTTTTATTGGTTTGACCCACGATGACTCTGCCGCAAATAAAAACAGGATTTCCCTTCTAACCTCAGTCAATATCTTTGTGATTTTGACAATCTCCTTCTTTACAGGAAAATACCTCTTACAGTTCTTTGGAATAAGTATGGAATCCTTGCGAATAGCAGGGGGGTTAATTATCACCTCTTCGGGGTTTGCCTTGCTAACCGGGAGGTTCTCCAAACATAAGGGAATGGACAAACCCCGGGTGAAAGATGATGCCTTCCAGAGGGAAGGGATCTCCCTTACCCTCCTTGCAATCCCGATGCTCGCGGGGCCGGGCTCCATCTCCCTGCTTATAGGCCTTTACCAGGAATATCCTTTATATATTGACCGATTTATAACGGTGAGCGCAATTCTGCTGGTTTGCGTTGCTACTTTTATGGTTTTAAGAAGTTCCCATTACATAGTAAAAATGTTAGGAGCATCAGGCATAAACGCTGTTTCCAGGATTATTGGATTTATTGTAATAGCTATTGGAATAGAATATATAAGCTCATCCATTATTAAATTACTGGGAGTTTCTTTTGGGCTTTAA
- a CDS encoding SDR family oxidoreductase: MKILLTGANGYIGLRLLPQLLEMGHQVVCAVRNRNRLSVNKELLKRIQVVELDFLEDQTAPPELHDIDIAYYLIHSMSASTSDFEKKEAKAANNFNTIMQETAVQQVIYLSGIVNEEKLSKHLQSRKQVEDILYKSNYKLTVLRAAIIVGSGSSSFEIIRDLCEKLPVMVTPKWVKTKCQPLAIRDVLNFLTGVIGKEECYNKSFDVGGPDVLSYKEMMLQYAEVRGLKLYILDVPFMSPKLSSYWLYFVTSTSYKLAMNLVDSMKIEVITNDTRLQDILGIKPIPYKEAIKLAFYKIEQHQVVSSWKDSMSSGRFTTDPNKYIQVPSFGCLKDEQKVKVENPEEVLERIWAIGGLTGWYYGNWLWKIRGFLDKFFGGVGLRRGRTHPTDISAGDSLDFWRVLLADKEQKRLLLFAEMKVPGEAWLEFEIDEHNVLHQTATFRPKGIWGRLYWYTMLPFHYFIFEGMLKKIAKG; this comes from the coding sequence ATGAAAATATTACTTACCGGTGCAAACGGTTATATAGGCTTACGACTATTACCCCAATTGCTTGAAATGGGTCACCAGGTAGTATGTGCCGTGAGGAACAGGAACAGGCTATCTGTAAATAAGGAATTATTAAAAAGGATCCAGGTGGTGGAACTCGATTTTCTGGAGGATCAAACTGCCCCACCAGAACTACATGACATAGATATCGCTTACTACCTCATACATTCAATGAGCGCCTCTACCAGCGACTTTGAAAAAAAGGAAGCAAAGGCGGCAAATAATTTTAATACGATCATGCAGGAGACAGCTGTTCAACAGGTAATTTACCTTAGCGGGATCGTTAATGAGGAAAAACTTTCCAAACATTTACAATCAAGAAAACAGGTTGAGGATATACTTTATAAAAGCAATTATAAACTTACGGTATTAAGAGCAGCAATTATTGTTGGTTCCGGCAGTTCCTCCTTTGAGATCATAAGGGATCTGTGTGAAAAATTGCCTGTTATGGTCACCCCAAAATGGGTGAAAACCAAATGCCAGCCACTTGCTATAAGAGATGTATTAAATTTTTTAACAGGGGTAATTGGTAAAGAGGAATGCTACAATAAATCATTTGATGTGGGCGGGCCAGACGTACTATCGTATAAAGAAATGATGTTACAGTATGCCGAGGTGAGGGGATTAAAACTATACATCCTGGATGTGCCTTTTATGTCTCCAAAGCTTTCTTCTTATTGGCTGTATTTTGTAACCTCAACTTCCTATAAACTGGCAATGAACCTGGTAGATAGCATGAAAATTGAGGTGATCACAAATGACACACGTCTACAGGATATTCTTGGAATTAAACCCATTCCATATAAAGAAGCCATTAAACTGGCATTTTACAAGATTGAACAGCACCAGGTAGTATCCAGCTGGAAAGATTCTATGAGTAGTGGAAGATTCACCACAGACCCCAATAAATATATACAGGTACCCAGCTTTGGTTGCCTTAAAGATGAGCAAAAGGTGAAAGTGGAAAACCCGGAGGAGGTACTTGAGAGAATATGGGCAATTGGAGGACTTACAGGCTGGTACTACGGCAACTGGTTATGGAAAATACGCGGATTCCTTGATAAATTCTTCGGAGGAGTAGGTCTTCGTCGCGGAAGAACCCATCCAACCGACATCTCTGCCGGGGATTCGCTGGACTTCTGGCGGGTCCTCCTGGCCGATAAGGAGCAAAAACGCTTACTGTTGTTTGCTGAAATGAAAGTTCCCGGCGAAGCCTGGCTGGAATTTGAGATCGACGAACATAATGTGCTACACCAAACTGCCACCTTCAGGCCAAAAGGAATTTGGGGCAGGTTGTACTGGTATACGATGCTCCCATTTCATTATTTTATATTTGAAGGGATGCTTAAAAAGATTGCGAAAGGTTAA
- a CDS encoding right-handed parallel beta-helix repeat-containing protein encodes MPKKITPKILLQFLKITFCFSLFLSCSTDETLETIAENTPQKTNNTGKALYYKGVFATANSQFRGVFDLNLPEGMQDLNKLNSSATGKIKLHTGEVFEAMATEMRSKASESDFKVFFDSEDLQFTFMLDENDQPLIQDVVYKNQQGAIVAAEETEENPVTPVTGTYKCTNCENQNTDVNGIALNNNERTFNMLLTTRDGGTSLTIQTIVGMLVNTELLVNETCNTVDGITYCTIKGGEGLTREPLTWTGVHKYSEDGSNDCGSISGTFQYDSAELGAIKGEFQSDNSCPTSYFVSPAGNDENTGLSPQDAWRSINKLNNTTILPDTKIFLEGNQDHEGNLYLDSKDANDPARPVIISSYGNGKARIKAGLEYGIYAYNTSGIKINNLIVAGSGMESNQNSGIYFYNDLPGNTKLGFVEITNSEVHGFRDNGIVIGAWNANSKNSGFKDVLIENNKVYNILDNGIQSFGYFSSTKTGYAHSNIIVRNCEVFNIKGYSKNQHSGNGILLSDVQNSVIEYSTVYNSGSGNTFTQGGPVGIWYWDADQVTIQFNEVYGMGSASNKDGGGFDMDGGVTNGIMQYNYSHDNDGAGYLIGQFTGARPMQNIIVRYNISENDAATNGGSVYLFNGANVAMKDIYVYNNTFYIKEQSSNKASAAVKYITWKPVKDNINFYNNILFAENGADLINIPAGYKGYFAGNIYHTTDTFSINYDGKVYNSLEDFRTSGNEIYKNTAVGLQEDPLLSSPGNGGIIGFGKSLPNLTAYKLKSGSPAIDSGILIDLDLGEIDFYGTALTNYVEPDIGAHEEVTSKRSQPVATK; translated from the coding sequence ATGCCGAAAAAAATTACCCCAAAGATTTTATTGCAATTCCTTAAAATTACCTTTTGCTTCTCTTTATTCTTATCCTGTTCTACAGATGAAACCCTGGAGACTATAGCTGAAAACACACCCCAAAAAACAAATAATACAGGTAAAGCCCTCTATTATAAAGGTGTTTTTGCTACTGCAAACTCCCAGTTTAGAGGTGTATTCGATTTAAATCTTCCGGAAGGAATGCAGGACCTGAATAAATTAAATTCCTCAGCTACCGGAAAAATCAAGCTTCATACCGGAGAAGTCTTTGAAGCTATGGCAACGGAAATGAGGTCAAAAGCATCAGAATCAGATTTTAAAGTATTTTTTGACAGTGAGGATCTACAGTTTACTTTTATGTTGGATGAAAATGACCAGCCTTTAATTCAGGATGTAGTATATAAAAATCAGCAGGGAGCAATTGTAGCGGCAGAAGAAACTGAAGAAAATCCCGTGACCCCTGTAACAGGGACGTACAAATGTACCAATTGTGAAAATCAAAATACAGATGTGAATGGTATAGCATTGAATAATAATGAAAGGACATTCAATATGCTCCTCACAACAAGGGACGGTGGCACCAGTCTCACTATACAGACTATAGTGGGAATGCTGGTAAATACCGAGCTGCTGGTAAACGAAACCTGTAATACTGTAGATGGAATAACTTACTGCACTATAAAAGGGGGTGAAGGTTTGACCAGAGAGCCTTTAACCTGGACAGGGGTTCATAAATACTCTGAGGATGGGTCTAATGACTGCGGAAGCATCTCGGGAACCTTTCAATATGACTCGGCAGAACTTGGTGCTATAAAAGGAGAATTTCAAAGTGATAATTCCTGCCCCACCTCTTATTTTGTTAGTCCGGCAGGGAATGATGAAAATACAGGCCTGTCCCCCCAAGATGCCTGGCGCTCTATAAATAAGCTCAATAACACGACGATCCTTCCTGACACTAAGATCTTCCTTGAAGGCAACCAGGATCACGAAGGGAATCTATATCTGGACAGTAAAGATGCTAATGATCCTGCAAGGCCGGTGATCATCTCCTCCTATGGCAATGGAAAGGCGAGGATAAAAGCAGGCCTGGAATATGGTATCTACGCTTACAACACCTCTGGTATAAAGATCAACAATCTTATTGTTGCAGGCAGCGGTATGGAATCCAATCAAAACTCAGGTATTTACTTCTACAATGACCTCCCCGGCAACACCAAACTGGGCTTTGTGGAAATAACCAATAGTGAAGTACATGGATTTCGAGATAATGGAATTGTCATTGGAGCATGGAATGCAAATTCAAAAAATTCAGGTTTTAAAGATGTTCTAATTGAAAATAATAAGGTCTATAATATTTTAGATAATGGGATTCAATCCTTCGGTTATTTCTCCTCTACTAAAACGGGGTACGCACATTCGAATATTATTGTAAGAAACTGCGAAGTTTTCAACATTAAGGGCTATAGTAAAAATCAGCACTCCGGCAACGGAATTCTCCTTTCTGATGTTCAAAACTCTGTAATTGAATATTCAACGGTATATAACAGCGGCAGCGGCAATACCTTTACCCAGGGAGGACCTGTTGGTATTTGGTATTGGGATGCAGACCAGGTGACTATTCAGTTTAATGAGGTATATGGCATGGGTTCTGCTTCCAACAAAGACGGCGGTGGATTTGATATGGACGGTGGGGTGACAAACGGTATAATGCAGTATAATTATTCACACGACAATGATGGTGCCGGCTATCTAATTGGTCAATTTACCGGGGCCAGGCCTATGCAAAACATTATTGTAAGATATAACATAAGCGAAAATGATGCTGCTACAAATGGAGGAAGTGTTTATCTTTTCAATGGTGCCAATGTGGCGATGAAGGATATTTACGTGTACAACAACACCTTTTATATTAAAGAACAATCTTCAAATAAAGCCTCTGCAGCGGTAAAATATATTACCTGGAAACCGGTGAAGGATAATATCAATTTCTATAATAATATCCTTTTTGCAGAGAATGGAGCCGACCTAATTAATATTCCAGCGGGCTATAAAGGATATTTTGCAGGGAATATCTACCACACCACCGACACGTTTAGTATCAATTATGACGGAAAAGTTTATAACTCTCTAGAGGACTTCAGAACCAGCGGAAATGAAATTTACAAGAACACTGCTGTTGGGCTTCAGGAAGATCCATTACTTTCTTCCCCTGGGAATGGCGGAATCATTGGATTTGGCAAATCTTTGCCAAATCTCACGGCCTATAAATTGAAAAGTGGCTCCCCTGCAATAGATTCGGGAATCTTAATTGATCTTGATTTGGGGGAAATAGATTTCTATGGGACTGCCCTTACCAATTATGTGGAACCCGATATAGGCGCTCACGAGGAAGTGACCTCAAAGAGGTCACAACCGGTGGCCACCAAATAA
- the ctlX gene encoding citrulline utilization hydrolase CtlX, with product MTRQITDTVLMVRPVGFRMNEETAVNNFFQEDIQLKNEEINLQAQKEFDDFVNKLQKAGVNVVVVEDKKELDTPDSIFPNNWVSFHEDGTAVIYPMFAVNRRRERRMEFFEALEQKGYKIEEVLDYTGAEEEEVYLEGTGSMILDRVNQKAYCSLSPRANEDLFIEFCEDMEFTPVIFTAYQDVDGERKPIYHTNVMMCVAENFAVICLDSIDDPKERKNVVRHLKEDKKEVIKISEAQVHNFAGNMLQVKGAGDKKFLVMSSTAYNSLEPSQIERIEKHCEILSAEIDTIETCGGGSTRCMLAEVFLPKV from the coding sequence ATGACAAGACAAATTACAGATACCGTTTTAATGGTAAGGCCGGTAGGTTTTAGAATGAATGAAGAAACGGCGGTGAATAATTTTTTCCAGGAAGATATTCAGCTTAAAAACGAAGAAATCAACCTGCAGGCACAAAAAGAATTTGATGATTTCGTAAATAAATTACAAAAAGCCGGAGTTAATGTGGTTGTGGTGGAGGATAAAAAGGAGCTGGATACCCCAGATTCTATTTTTCCCAATAACTGGGTGAGCTTTCATGAAGATGGTACTGCGGTTATTTATCCAATGTTTGCAGTGAACAGGAGGAGGGAACGAAGGATGGAGTTTTTTGAAGCCCTGGAACAAAAAGGTTATAAAATAGAGGAGGTACTGGATTATACAGGAGCAGAGGAAGAGGAAGTATACCTGGAAGGTACGGGAAGTATGATCCTTGACAGGGTAAACCAAAAAGCATACTGTTCACTATCCCCCAGGGCCAATGAAGATCTTTTTATTGAGTTTTGTGAGGATATGGAATTTACCCCCGTGATCTTTACAGCATATCAGGATGTGGATGGAGAAAGAAAGCCCATATATCATACAAATGTTATGATGTGTGTGGCAGAGAATTTTGCTGTTATATGTTTGGACAGCATTGATGATCCCAAAGAGCGAAAAAATGTGGTTAGGCACCTAAAGGAGGATAAAAAGGAAGTTATTAAAATATCGGAGGCACAGGTTCACAATTTTGCAGGTAACATGTTGCAGGTAAAAGGGGCTGGGGATAAAAAATTTCTTGTTATGAGCTCTACTGCCTATAATAGTCTTGAGCCTTCTCAAATAGAGAGAATAGAAAAACATTGTGAGATCCTGAGTGCAGAGATTGACACTATAGAGACCTGCGGAGGTGGCAGTACGAGATGTATGCTGGCTGAGGTTTTTCTACCGAAAGTTTAA
- a CDS encoding dimethylarginine dimethylaminohydrolase family protein has protein sequence MLKLNITSETAPLKAVVLGTAVSNGPTPLLEDAYDPKSAEHIRAGTYPVEEDMVAEMEAVAAVLAKYDVKVYRPKLIEDYNQIFTRDIAFVIEDKFIKANILPDRDEEIEAINHVIEQMDPHKVITLPEEAHAEGGDVMPYKDYLFVGTYKGNDYKDFITARTNMAAVKALQELFPHRKVISFSLKKSNTEPRDNALHLDCCFQPVGKDKAIIYKGGFLIEEEYQWLVDLFGKENIFEITRDEMYHMNSNIFSISENVVISEKGFMRLNKWLREQGIKVEEVPYAEISKQEGLLRCSTLPLIRE, from the coding sequence ATGTTAAAATTAAATATAACCAGTGAAACAGCTCCTTTAAAGGCAGTTGTTCTAGGTACGGCTGTGAGCAACGGGCCAACCCCACTGCTGGAAGATGCCTACGATCCCAAGTCGGCAGAGCATATTAGAGCAGGAACCTATCCTGTGGAAGAGGATATGGTGGCAGAGATGGAAGCTGTAGCTGCAGTTTTAGCCAAATATGATGTAAAGGTCTACAGGCCAAAACTCATTGAGGATTATAATCAAATCTTTACCCGGGATATAGCCTTTGTAATAGAGGATAAATTTATCAAAGCTAATATTTTACCCGATAGAGATGAGGAGATCGAGGCTATTAACCATGTTATAGAACAAATGGATCCTCATAAGGTGATAACCTTACCCGAGGAGGCCCATGCAGAAGGGGGTGATGTTATGCCCTATAAGGATTACCTCTTTGTAGGTACATATAAAGGAAATGATTATAAAGATTTTATTACGGCCAGAACAAATATGGCTGCGGTCAAGGCCTTACAAGAACTTTTTCCACACAGGAAAGTGATTTCTTTTAGTTTAAAAAAGTCAAATACAGAGCCCCGGGACAATGCCCTGCACCTGGATTGTTGTTTTCAACCAGTAGGAAAGGATAAAGCAATAATTTACAAAGGGGGATTTCTTATTGAAGAGGAATACCAATGGCTTGTAGATCTCTTCGGAAAAGAAAATATTTTTGAAATTACCCGTGATGAAATGTATCATATGAATTCAAATATTTTTTCGATTTCTGAAAATGTAGTTATTTCAGAAAAAGGATTTATGAGGCTTAACAAATGGCTTAGGGAGCAGGGAATAAAAGTGGAGGAAGTTCCCTATGCTGAAATCTCCAAGCAGGAAGGACTTTTGCGATGCTCAACTTTACCACTTATAAGAGAATAA
- a CDS encoding glycoside hydrolase family 2 TIM barrel-domain containing protein translates to MTLRRTIYIPFLLFMVLLGCSKKEHQDFNKATVYIDKTSGQFRLIRKGEPFYIKGGATSRANLNSLREAGGNTARIYDTVNLKEVLNEAHALGLAVVVDIPLPTFKSSANFYEDGEYFDLARMNIEQTVRLHRDHPALLYWNLGNELYYPYFYKNTNFFERFNELISLIKGIDPNHPVSTTTIGANKLRVLSIHRKSPQLDFISFNSFGTLSQFSSKLKPISSIWTGPHVTSEWGVNGYWETGLTAWGAPVEETSTKKAELIEERYHSYIAEIKKENSFGSFVFYWGYKDEATPTWFSLFGKNGERTESVLRLENIWKETSTLYPGPVVNYLILEGKGAMDNIILPGNQLVEAEIVLPEVKEDYSYNWEVRYESWNELLISRASQIDFFLSNNRVKFLTPIEEGPYRLFVTIGNNSDYIATANIPFYVLNPTNGE, encoded by the coding sequence TTGACATTACGAAGAACAATTTATATACCATTTCTTTTGTTTATGGTACTGTTGGGCTGTAGCAAAAAGGAGCACCAGGATTTTAATAAAGCTACGGTTTATATTGATAAAACTTCCGGCCAATTCAGGCTTATAAGAAAGGGAGAGCCCTTTTACATAAAAGGAGGTGCTACTTCCAGAGCCAATTTAAATTCTTTAAGGGAAGCCGGTGGCAATACGGCCAGAATTTACGACACGGTAAATTTAAAAGAAGTCTTAAATGAAGCCCACGCTCTTGGCCTTGCTGTTGTTGTGGATATTCCCCTTCCTACTTTTAAAAGTAGTGCCAATTTTTATGAAGATGGAGAATATTTTGATTTAGCAAGAATGAATATTGAGCAAACCGTAAGATTACATAGGGATCATCCTGCTCTTTTATACTGGAACCTGGGCAATGAACTTTATTACCCTTATTTCTATAAAAACACAAATTTTTTCGAACGCTTCAATGAGCTTATCTCATTGATCAAAGGTATTGATCCAAATCATCCTGTAAGTACTACTACCATAGGTGCAAATAAATTAAGGGTATTGAGTATACATAGAAAAAGTCCGCAATTGGATTTTATTTCTTTCAACTCCTTTGGGACCCTAAGCCAGTTTTCTTCAAAACTTAAACCTATTTCCTCTATTTGGACAGGTCCACACGTTACCAGTGAATGGGGTGTAAACGGGTATTGGGAGACAGGCCTCACTGCCTGGGGAGCTCCTGTTGAGGAAACAAGCACAAAGAAAGCAGAGCTCATAGAAGAAAGGTACCACTCTTACATCGCAGAAATTAAAAAGGAAAACTCCTTTGGAAGTTTTGTTTTTTATTGGGGATATAAAGATGAAGCCACTCCTACATGGTTTAGTCTATTTGGAAAAAACGGTGAGAGAACAGAAAGTGTTCTTAGGCTGGAAAATATATGGAAGGAAACTTCTACTTTATATCCAGGCCCGGTTGTAAATTACCTTATACTGGAAGGGAAAGGGGCTATGGATAATATAATTTTACCCGGTAATCAATTGGTTGAAGCAGAAATAGTTTTACCAGAAGTTAAAGAAGATTATTCTTATAATTGGGAGGTACGTTACGAATCCTGGAATGAACTTCTTATAAGCAGAGCTTCTCAAATAGATTTCTTCCTTTCCAATAACAGGGTAAAATTTTTAACTCCCATAGAAGAGGGACCATATCGTTTATTTGTAACTATTGGTAATAATAGTGATTATATCGCGACTGCCAATATCCCATTTTATGTATTAAACCCAACCAATGGAGAGTAA